A genomic segment from Stappia indica encodes:
- the ilvD gene encoding dihydroxy-acid dehydratase produces MPTYRSRTTTHGRNMAGARGLWRATGMKDGDFGKPIIAVVNSFTQFVPGHVHLKDLGQLVAREIEAAGGVAKEFNTIAVDDGIAMGHDGMLYSLPSREIIADSVEYMVNAHCADAMVCISNCDKITPGMLMAAMRLNIPAVFVSGGPMEAGKVKLADGKERHLDLVDAMVAAADDSMSDEDVQAIERSACPTCGSCSGMFTANSMNCLTEALGLSLPGNGSTLATHADRKRLFVEAGHLIVDVTRRHYEQDDDSVLPRSIANRQAFHNAMSLDIAMGGSTNTVLHLLAAAREGEIDFTMADIDKLSRKVPVLCKVAPSVSHVHMEDVHRAGGIMGILGELDRAGLLDTSLPMVHSPSLADALDRWDVKRTTSQSVHDFFRAGPAGIPSQTAFSQDCRYDSVDTDREKGVIRAKEHAYSQDGGLAVLYGNIARDGCIVKTAGVDESILKFTGRVRIFESQDSSVSAILTGKIEAGDVVLIRYEGPRGGPGMQEMLYPTSYLKSKGLGKKCALVTDGRFSGGTSGLSIGHVSPEAAEGGEIGLAQEGDTLEIDIPNRTIHLAVSDEEMARRRAEMEARGAAAWKPGEKRTRKISTALKAYALLATSAAEGAVRRVD; encoded by the coding sequence ATGCCGACTTACCGGTCCAGAACCACCACCCACGGACGCAACATGGCGGGCGCACGCGGCCTGTGGCGCGCCACAGGCATGAAGGACGGAGATTTCGGCAAGCCGATCATTGCCGTGGTCAACTCCTTCACCCAGTTCGTGCCGGGCCATGTGCATCTGAAGGATCTCGGTCAGTTGGTTGCCCGAGAGATCGAGGCTGCCGGCGGCGTTGCCAAGGAGTTCAACACGATCGCCGTCGACGACGGCATCGCGATGGGCCATGACGGCATGCTCTACTCGCTGCCCTCGCGCGAGATCATCGCCGACAGCGTCGAATACATGGTCAACGCCCATTGCGCCGACGCCATGGTCTGCATCTCCAACTGCGACAAGATCACTCCCGGCATGCTGATGGCCGCAATGCGCCTCAACATCCCGGCCGTGTTCGTCTCGGGCGGCCCGATGGAGGCCGGCAAGGTCAAGCTGGCCGACGGCAAGGAGCGCCACCTCGACCTGGTCGATGCGATGGTCGCGGCAGCCGACGACAGCATGTCCGACGAGGACGTTCAGGCCATCGAGCGGTCCGCCTGCCCGACTTGTGGCTCCTGCTCCGGCATGTTCACCGCCAACTCGATGAACTGCCTCACCGAGGCTCTCGGCTTGTCGCTCCCCGGCAACGGCTCGACGCTCGCCACCCATGCGGACCGCAAGCGGCTGTTCGTCGAGGCCGGCCACCTGATCGTCGATGTCACCCGCAGGCACTACGAGCAGGACGACGACAGCGTGCTGCCGCGCTCGATCGCCAATCGTCAGGCGTTCCACAACGCCATGTCGCTGGACATCGCCATGGGCGGCTCGACCAACACCGTGCTGCACCTGCTGGCCGCGGCCCGCGAGGGCGAGATCGACTTCACGATGGCCGACATCGACAAGCTGTCGCGCAAGGTGCCGGTGCTGTGCAAGGTCGCCCCGTCGGTCTCGCATGTTCACATGGAAGACGTGCACCGGGCCGGTGGCATCATGGGCATTCTCGGCGAGCTCGACCGTGCCGGCCTGCTCGACACGTCCCTGCCCATGGTCCATTCGCCGAGCCTCGCCGACGCGCTGGACCGCTGGGACGTCAAGCGTACCACCAGCCAGAGCGTCCACGACTTCTTCCGCGCCGGCCCGGCGGGCATCCCCAGTCAGACCGCGTTCTCGCAGGATTGCCGCTATGACAGCGTCGACACCGACCGCGAGAAGGGCGTGATCCGCGCCAAGGAGCATGCCTATTCCCAGGACGGCGGCCTTGCCGTTCTCTACGGCAACATCGCTCGTGACGGCTGCATCGTGAAGACGGCCGGCGTCGATGAGTCCATTCTCAAGTTCACCGGCCGTGTCCGCATCTTCGAAAGCCAGGACAGCTCCGTCAGCGCCATCCTGACCGGCAAGATCGAAGCCGGCGACGTGGTGCTGATCCGCTATGAAGGCCCGCGCGGCGGCCCCGGCATGCAGGAAATGCTCTATCCGACGAGCTATCTGAAGTCGAAAGGCCTCGGCAAGAAGTGCGCCCTCGTCACCGACGGGCGCTTCTCCGGCGGCACCTCCGGCCTGTCCATCGGCCACGTTTCGCCCGAGGCGGCGGAAGGCGGAGAGATCGGCCTTGCGCAGGAAGGCGACACGCTCGAGATCGACATCCCGAACCGGACGATCCACCTTGCCGTCTCGGACGAGGAGATGGCGCGCCGGCGTGCGGAGATGGAAGCCAGGGGCGCGGCCGCCTGGAAGCCGGGCGAGAAGCGCACGCGCAAGATCTCCACGGCCCTGAAGGCCTATGCGCTGCTCGCGACCTCGGCCGCAGAAGGCGCCGTGCGCCGCGTCGACTGA